The Sphingobacteriales bacterium nucleotide sequence TTTAGCTATATTGTTTATTTATTATTTCCAAAATGGAGCCATCAAGAAGTTGCCTATATACATTATTTTATATTAGCAATTATCACATCAGTTATTTCTACTTTTGGAGATTTATCAGAAAGTTTAATAAAAAGAAGTTTAAAAGTAAAAGACACAGGAAATATATTGCCAGGTCATGGTGGATTTTTAGATAGATTTGATGGACTTATCTTTTCATTTCCAGCAGCTGCATTATATCTTACATTTATTTCAAAAATATAATTTTACAGAAATAAGACATTATATTTGTACACAATATGAAAAGAACATATATACATAAAGGAGGATGGACAATATTAACAGTCATGTTTCTTATTTTACTTTCAATCAATGTAATTTCTATTTATGTATTTAAGTTTGATAGTATTGTAAGAAATATTATTCTAGGTTTCACATCATTCATATTTTTATTTTCAGTCTACTTTTTTAGAAATCCAAAAAGAAGAATTTTAATTGATGTAAATAAAATTATTTCGCCAGCTGATGGGAAAGTAGTGGTAATGGAAGAAGTATATGAGCCAGAATATTTTAATGACAAGCGATTACAGATATCCATTTTTATGTCGCCAAGCAATGTGCATGTAAATAGGGTACCAATTGCAGGTGCAGTAAAATATGCCAAATACCATGACGGAAAATATTTAGTAGCATGGCATCCAAAATCATCTACAGAAAATGAGCGCACATCTATTGTTATAGAAAACAATAGTATAGATGTACTTTTACGACAAATTGCTGGCAAAGTAGCACGCAGAATAATATATTATGTAAAAGAAGGTGATAAGGTAGAACAAGGAAATGACTTAGGCTTTATTAAATTTGGCTCCCGTGTAGATTTATTTTTGCCTATTGATACTAAAATAAACGTACAACTTGGACAGAAAGTAAAAGGTGGCATTACCGTAATTGGCGAAATATAAAACTTACTCAACTAATTTTAGTAAAATAATTTTATATATTCTGAAAAAGAGTATAGCTTACCTCTTTTTGAACCAGTAATTTCTTTAACTATCTCTAATTTTTCTAATTCATCAAGTAATTTATATACAGAAGGCATAGAAAGTTGTGTAATTTCTTTTGCTTTTTGGGCATCTACCAATGGATGTTGGTATAAATAGTTTAGTAAAACTGTAGCATTATTTGACCTACTGCCTAATCTTTGAATTTTTAAATCTACTTCTTTTTGTAATTTTAAAATACTATCAAATGTAGCAATACCTTTCAAAGCAGTTTCATTTATTCCTACAAGAAAGAATTTGTACCATTGTAGAATATCATCTTTTTCTCTTACTCTTGTTAGATTATCATAATACAAATTTCTATTTCTCTCAAAGAAATCTGACAAATATAGAATTGGTTTTTTCAAAATACCTTTCTCTACCAAATACAACGTTATCATCAACCTACCTACTCTTCCATTGCCATCTAAGAAAGGATGTATTGTCTCAAATTGATAATGTATTAATGCAATCTTTAATAACTCAGGAAAAAAGGAATCATCATTATGAACAAATTTTTCTAAATCATTCATAAGTTCATTAATTGATGTATGTACTGGAGGAATAAATATTGCATCATTTATACTTGCACCACCTATCCAATTTTGGCTAGTTCTAAATTCTCCAGGAGATTTATGCTTACCACGCACACCTTGTAATAATATTTTATGTGTTTCTTTTATTAATCTTGACGAAAATGGAATTTTCTCTAGACTTTCAATTGCTGAATTTAATGCTGCAATGTAATTCTGTACTTCTTGCCAATCATCTCTTTTTTCTATTAGAATATCCTCCTTTTCTAATAAAGCTTCTTCAATATTTGTTTTTGTGCCTTCAATTTTGCTTGATTGAGTTGCTTCTTTTAATACGTGCATGCTAATAAACATACTAATATTGGGAATGTATTCAGAATACATGTCTAATCTACCAAGCTGACGATCTGCCTGACTTAATAATTGCAATAATTCCATATTATCAATGGACCATTTTCTGTTTATTTTTTCTGGTTGAAAACTCTTATATGTACCTTGTTTGATATAATAGCCAGCTTTGAACGATTTCATATGCTAATAAAGTTTAAACAAAAATACACTTATTTAATAAATTTGCAAAAAAATTAAATAAGAAAGTGTGTTAGTTAAATATTTTGCAAAAAACTTATTTTAGAGTTGTGCTATGTAAAATATCATTAATATTATTCAACTATCTGATAGATAGCATCTAAGTTTCTGCCATGTTCATTATAATCTAAGCCATAACCAACAACAAATAAATTTGGAATCTCAAATCCACAATAATCTATCTTTATTGGAATTTTTGTATTTTCTGGCTTTGATAACAAACTTACTATTGTTGTACTTTGTACATTTTTTGTTTGTAAATATTGTAAGAAAAATTCCATCGTTAAACCAGAGTCAACGATATCTTCGACGATAATTACGTTTGTGTTTAGAAGATTAACTTTAGACTCTGAATCTAAGTTGAGTTTGCCAGAAGTTTGCAAACCATCATAGGATGATAATTTTACAAAATCTATTTCGCAAGGTATATCTATTTTTTTTAAAATATCTGCGGCAAACATAAAAGCACCACGCAATACAATAATAAATATTGGATTCTTTTCTTTAAAATCTACATTTATTTGTTGTGCTATTTCAGTTACTCTTTGTTGGATAGTGTTGTTATCTAACAGTATGGTAAAACTTTTGTCGTGTACTTTTATCACTGAAGACCTTTTTTATTAAGTGAAATCACTTCTTATTATTTCCAGTAAAATATTTTAGAAATATAACTTCTTTTTCTGATAGGTAACGCCATTTGCCTCGCGGTACATTTTTCTTGGTCAAGCCTGCGTACAAAACTCTGTCTAATCGCATTACTTCGTAGCCAAGTTGTTCAAAAATTCTACGCACAATTCTGTTTTTACCTATATGTAATTCTATGCCTACGTGTTTATCGTCGCCACGTGGCAATGTATATTCTATTTCATCTACTTGTGCCAAACCATCTTCTAGTTCTATGCCAGCTTTTATAGCTAATCTATCTTTTTCTGATAATGGTTTATCTAATTCTACTTGATATACTTTTGTTACTTGCGAACTTGGATGTGATAATTTTTGGGCTAACTCTCCATCATTTGTCAATAAAAGAATGCCAGTTGTGTTTCTATCTAATCTTCCAATAGGATAAATTCTTTCTTTGCTTGCACCTTGTACCAAATCTAATACTGTCTTTCTATTGAGTTCATCATCAGTAGTAGTTAATACACTTTTAGGTTTGTTTAGAAGTATGTAAGAAAATTTTATAGGTTCAATTTTTTTGCCTTTAAATTTTACAACATCATTGCGTTGTACTTTGTAGCCCATTTCCATTACTACATTTCCATTTACAGTTACAAAGCCTTGTTGTATAAATTCGTCTGCTTTTCTTCTAGCACATATTCCAGAATTAGATACAAATTTGTTTAATCTAATTCCTTCAGTAGCAGAAGTTCTATCTTTAGATTGGCTAGGAGCTTTAAAATTTTTTACAGTTTGCTCAATTTTCTGTGCAAACGGATCTATTTTTGATTTAGCATCTTCAACTCTGCTTCTGCTAATTTTGTTGGGCGATGTTCTCGATATTTTCTTTTTCACCAATCTGATTTTGTATGTCTTCAAATTCTTTTAGCTTAGGCAACTCATCTATGCTATTAACACCAAAATAGTCTAAAAACTGTTGTGTTGTTTTGTATAACAATGGTTTGCCTGGCTCTTCACTACGTCCTGAAATTTCTATTAATTCTTTTTCCATTAGTTTTTGTACTGTATAGTCAGCATTCACACCTCTTATTACTTCAATTAAATTTTTAGTAATAGGTTGCTTGTATGCAATGATAGCTAGTACTTCTAATGCAGCTTGTGTTAATCTTTTTACTGTATTTCTATTTAGATATGCAGAAACTATTTCATGATAAGCTGGCTTGGTCAGAAACTGATAACCACCACCAACTTCTCCTATTTGGAAAGGAAACATCTCATTTTGATATTTCTCTTGAATTAATTGTATCGTATCTATTATTTGTGCTTCATCAATTGGTTCTGGATTGTCTTTATTGATATGTTTTAAGAGTTCATCTAAACGAACTGGACTTTCTGCAGCAAATAAAATGGCTTCAATATTGATTTGTAACGATTCCATGTAATGCAAAGTTAATATATTATTGCTTAAATTTGTGTAGATATTTATTAAATCTATATCATGACAAAAAGCGAAATACTAAACAGTTTGCATAAGCATCTTACAGAGACTAATTCTTTTCTAAATACTACAGACAATTCTATCTTTTTTAGAAGTATTGATAACAAATGGAGCATTGCTGAACAAATAGAACATTTAGGTTTGTCTTTCTTTGCTACAAACTTGGTGTTTAGTATGCCAAAATCTATTTTAGGTACAATAATTGGTAAAAACAAGAGAAGTAACTTAAGTAGCGAAGCAATAATTAATCAATATTTAGCCAAATTAAGTAGTGGAAGTAAAGCAAGTTTCCCATATCAACCTAAGCTAAGCATACTGAAAAACAGAACTCTAATCTTAAATTTTTGGAACAAAACACAAAAAAAGATGATTTCATTAATTGAAAAAACCAAAGAAGAAGATTTAGATATTTATTTAATTCCACATCCAATAATTGGAAAAATTACCTTGCGTGAGTTTCTATATTTTACTATATATCACATAGAACATCATTTGAATAGCATGAGAAATATAGTTGCTACTACGAAACTCTAACAAAAGGATTGTATCTTTTTTCTTGCGCTATGCTTGTGTGCAAGCCATGTCCATTGTATATTTCTGTTTCTTCAGCTAATGTATACAATTGCTCTTGAATGCTTTTTATTAATGTGTCATAGTCGCCGTATGGCAAATCTGTTCTGCCAATACTTCTATGAAAAAGCACATCGCCAACTATGCAATATTTATCTTCTTCATTATAAAATGAAACACTACCTGGAGAATGTCCTGGTGTGAACAAAACTTTGAATGGCACATCATCTAAATTCAGAAATTCGTCCTCTTTTAGAAAATAAGATGGCTCTAATTTAGCTGGAACAGGTACACCAAATATTTTGGCAGACATTCCAGCTGCTTGCAATATTTTTTCTTCTTCTTGATGAATGCCTAATTCTAGTTGATATTTATCTGCAACTGCTTTATTTCCATACACATGGTCTAAATGGCAATGTGTGTTTATTAGCCTAATTGGTTTTAATTGCATTTCTTCTATAAAATCAAATAATTTCTTTTCTTCACTGTCACTCATACAGCCTGGATCAATTATCCAACAATTCTTTGTTTGATTGTTCCAAATCACATAGGTATTCTCTTGAAAGAAATTAAAACAAAAAATCTTAATACTTGTTTTATTTTTTGAGATGTGCATAATTTTAATTATTTTGAACTACATTTTATACAATTTGAAAAAAGTATTTTTATATATATTTATAAGTTTTATATTTATATTATCCACTTATTCTCAAACTACACAAGTACAGTTTGGAAAAAACAGAGTGCAATATAAAAAAATAAAATGGCAGACCATAGAAACGCCTTATTATGATTTATATTTCTATGAAGAAGGTAAAGAAGTATCAAACTTTGTGCAATCTATAGTAGAACCAGAAATTGAACGCCTGATAGAAGAATTATCTTATTCTTACAGAAAGAATATAGACATCATGGTTTTTAATAACCTAACTGATTTTGCTCAGAATAATATTGGATTAAACAATGAATCTTTTAATACTGGTGGTACAAAAAAAATATACGACAACAAAGTATTTGTATATTTTGATGGAAATCATCAGCATTTGCAACAAGACTTGACATTTTCTATTGCAGAAGTATTATTAAACCAAATGATGAAAGGCGATGGCTTTGGACAAAGATTTCTAAGCCTATTGCTATTGAGATTGCCACCATGGTACAAAACTGGTGTTGCAAATTATGTAGCCTATGATTGGAATACCAATGACGATGATGAGCTAAGACAAATATTTTTATCTAATAGAAACACATCGTTCAATAAATTATCTAACCAAAGATTGGTGCTTGCTGGAAAATCTTTTTGGAATATGATTGCTGAAGAATATGGAAATAGTGCCATTGGAAATGTACTATATCTTACACGAATTAATCATAGTATAAATACTGGTTTTAAGATTGCAACTGGAAAAAAACTTGAAACATTAGTAAAAGATTGGCATCAATTTTACAGTAAAAGATATGAAGCTGATGCACAAAATAGAGATGATTTTGAAGCAAGTGATATTATTCTAAAATCTAAAAAAAATATAGTAAGTCAGTACATTACTAACAATGTAGGCGACAAGCAAGCATATGTATTGAATAATACAAAAAATGCATATAAAGTTTTATTAGCTCAAAACAATCACGTTAAAAAAATTGCTATTAATAGAATTAAATCCGATCCAAGTACGCCTGATAATATTAACAATTATCCAATTATTGCATGGAGCAAAGATGGAAATAGTTTGGCAGTAATTGAAAACAAACCGAAAAAGACAATTATTACTATTCATGATTTAGTATCTAAAAAGAAAACTAAAAAAACAATAGTTGGTGTCGAAAGTGTGCATGGTGCAGATTTTACTTTCAACAACCAAGCATTAGTATTGTCTGCACAAAACAGTGGACAAACTGATTTATTTTTATATAATTTTACTAGCAATAGTGTACAACCCATTACACAATCTATTTTTGATGATTTGCATCCTAATGTTTTAAAACTAAATGGAAAAGAATATATTTTGTATTCATCTAATGATGCATTAAATGAAATTGGTGATATCCAAAATTATCAATTTGAAAATTTAGACTTATTCTTGACAAATTTAAATGGTACTCAGACAACTAGACTTACTGAAACCGCAGATTGTAATGAGATTGCAATAGGAAGTTACTCAGCTGACAGTTATACTTTTTTAAGTGATGAGAATGGAATCTTCAATCAATACACTGGCTATTTGTCAAATTTATTTACACACAATGATACTATTATCATTAACAATGACACTATTATCAACGAACAGTATAAACAAAAAGGTATCTATAATCCAATTACAAATTTCAAGTATAATATAAAACACCTTGCAGTTAGCAATCAAGATAATTATTATGTATTTGAAGATCAACATAAGAGAAAAAAAATCTATCGCATTCAAAAAACGAATAAAACAGCAAGCAAACCATCTATTTCTTTACAAGCAACATCAAGAATTACTTCAATTACTGCATCTGATATTCCAAATATTGAACCTAAAAATGAAGTGATAGAAACAAAAACAAATACTATATCTGAAAGCATTGATAGTTTATATATTGGCAACTTCCCATATACTTTTCAAACTAAATATAAAAACAACATTACTTCTAAAAAGGAAGACGATCCAATTGTGGTTAATTTTACTGATGACAAGAACGACAAATATACTATCAATAATAACCAAACAAACACATCAAAGAAATTTATCAACTATACAAATCTAAAGAAGAAAGACTCTCAATTCTACAAGTCAAAATTCTCTTCAGATTTCTATACATTTAAAATAATAGACAATACTTTGATGCAAACTTACCAAAGTGTTGCTCAAAATTTATCAACCTATCGTTTCCCAAAAATTGGAATGCTATTTAATGTTGGCATTAGTGATGTTATGGACAATCATAAACTAGTAGCATCTGTTCGTATTCCTTTTTCTTTAGATAGAACAGAAGTAAGCATTAGATATGATAACTTAAAAAACAGAGTAGATTATTTTGCATCAATTTACAGACGCTCAAATAGATTTGACTTTGCACCAGATGACTCATTAGGCAACGATATAACTACATACTATATTGCAAAAACTATTACATATGTAGCTGAAGCTGGAATAAGCATTCCAATTGATTATTCTAAATCAATAAAAATATCTGGAAATTACAGAAACGAGAAATTTGTTCCACTATATACTGATATAGAAACTCTGACATTCTCTAATAGTAAAGAAAATTGGCTTTCTGCTAAAGCAGAATTTGTGTATGACAATACTACAGAAATTCAATTAAACATTCCGAAAGGATTGAAATTTAAAGTATTTGCTGAGTATTTTAATAATATCAATCAAAATAAATCTAATATTTATAACGTAGGTTTTGACCTTAGATACTATCAAAAAATACATAAGAATTTTATTTGGGCAAATAGAATTGCTTTTGCATCATCCTTTGGTAGTCAGAAAATATTGTATTTTTTAGGTGGCGTAGATGCTTGGCTAAATCAACAATACAATACCTCAATTTCTGTAGATGGCAATACTTCTTATGGTTTGCAAGCACCAGTGAATAATATGCGTGGTTTGCAACAAAATATTAGAAATGGCAACAATTACTTACTTTGGAATACAGAATTTAGACTTCCATTATTTTCTTATTTAGCAAAAAGACCTATACAATCTGATTTTATTAGAGATTTCCAAATCATTGGATTCTTAGATGCTGGAATGACGTATAGCAAAGCAAATCCATTTGACAAAGAAAATGCATATATCTATCAATATGTAAATAATCCTAATAAAGACATTCCACTTGTTGTAAATGCAAAGTACTATAGAAATCCATTTGTATTTGGTTTTGGTGCTGGTTTGCGTACAAGTATTCTTGGTTACTTTTTTAGAATTGATGCTGGATTTGGACACGATGGAAACAAGTTAAGCAACAAACCAATTTGGCATTTATCATTTAGCAAAGATTTCTAATTTAATACACTACAATTCCTATGTTATATTCAATGACTGGCTACTGCAAATCATCATGTAGTATAAACAACCAAAACTATACACTTGAAATAAAAACATTAAACAGCAAGCAACTAGACATCTATCTAAAAAATGCTACTGTACTAAAAGATATTGAAATTGAACTTAGGAAAATTCTTACTCAACAAATTATCAGAGGAAAAGTTGAAATATTTTTAAATCTTGCAAAACATGAAAACAATAGTCAACTTGATTTTAATGCCATAAAAAGTTTATACAATGATGTAGTGCAATTTGCCAATGACAACCAAATACAAGTTGGCGATCTACTTCCTACAGTTATTAAATTATCAGAAAATCTAAAATCAGAATTTGATGACATTTCAGAAGAAGATAAAAATACACTTCTACAAAGTATAGAAAATATGCTATCTGAACTTACTGCATTTAGAGCAAAAGAAGGACAAGCATTAGAAATAGATATTCTATCAAGAATTAATTTAATAAGACAATTACTCCAAGAAATCGAACCATTTGAGCAAAATAGAATTCAAAAAGTTAGAGAAAAACTCACCTACGAACTTCAGCAAATAAACATAAATGTAGATATCAATAGATTAGAGCAAGAGCTTATTTTTTATATTGAAAAATTAGATATAACTGAAGAAAAAACAAGATTGCAGACACATTGTAATTATTTTACTGAAATTGTAAAAGACAATAGTATTGAAAAAGGAAAAAAACTTGGGTTTATTGCTCAAGAAATTGGTAGAGAAATAAATACCATTGGCTCAAAAGCAAATGATGCATCTATGCAGAAAATAGTAATCTTAATGAAAGATGAACTAGAGAAAATAAAAGAACAACTTAATAATATTTTATAATATTAGACAATACCATTATACTTTCTAATAAACCATTCTGCAGCTAATAGAAGCACAATAACACCAAAAAATAATTTCCAATCAATTAATGGTTTTGTTGATGTATGTTCTTCCAATATGGTTTTAATTTGATGATTTTCTTCAATATCTTTTGCCATTTTTTCTATATCTCTTGGTAGATAGAATTTGCCTCCACTTTGCATCGACAAATTATTTAATAAAGAAAAATCAGCTTGTGTTTGTGTGTATTCTAATGCTACTGCACGCACTGAAAATCTGATTGTATTTTCGTAATTTTTGCCTTTGTAGTTTGTTTTTGCAATTGCGTTGTAATTTCCTACTGGCAGTGCACCAACATTTAGTGCGTATGCATTTAATGTTTTATCCATCGAAAAATTATAGACTTTATTTTGATCATCTACAATTTTCACATTCACCTCAGATTCATTTACCAAAACAAAACTCTCGTTGTACAATTGTGCATCCAAAAGTATATTATCATTATTATTATATATATTTTTATCTGATGATAATTTGAATCTTCGCTTATCAGATTTTACAGTTAGATATTGTACAGTTTTATTTATTAGGTTATCAGTTGCATTTGTGTTTTTATTCATGGCATATTCATTCAACTTCCAACGCCACAATCCTTCTGCTGCCAATATTCCAGTTTTCTTGCCTTGCTCTTCTACAAATAAAAACAATGGGTTTTGTGTGTTTACATTACCAATTCGTTGCAAAAACAAATTATCTGCATTCGACTTAAGATTATATTTTCCGAATGGTGCCAACAATGGTGGCAATTGTTGCAATACTTTTAAATCTTGTTCATCTAAAATAAATTTTGAAAATGTAGGTTGATATATAACTTGCACATCATTTCCATTTGTTGCAGAACCATTGATTTGTAAGTTATTTTGAATAGAATTGAATACTTGCAAATTACTTTGTGCAGAAAGTATGTACCAAATAGATTTCTGGCTAGTTGCCAATGTTTGCAATGTAGATGACGAAATAAAATTCTGTGTAGATGGCACACCGTGTAAAATCACCAAATCATAATCATTAAATTGTTGATTAAAACTATTTGACTGAACAACATCAATTTGGTAGTTTTTATTTTGTTCTATGGTTTGTCTAATTGCTTTTACATCTGGATGTGGCACATCATATAATAATAAAATTTTCTGTCTTCCATCAATTACTTCTACATATGCTACATCATAGTTATTTTCTTTAATAATTTCTCCACTCAATAATTTGAGTCTAACTTTATAAGCTAAAATGCCTGGTTTATTTGCGCTTCCAACCACATTGGCACTATAAACAAAATTATCGTCTTGTATATTTATATTTTGTTGAAGCACAACTTTATTATTGTTATCTAAAACTTCAAGCGTTGTATTTTGTCCTTTTAATTTCTGAGCTGAAATATCTATTTGTAGACTAAAATTATCATTTAGGTAAACAAATTCAGGATAAGATAAGTTTTTAATAGCTGCATCTTTTTGGATGGTTGTATCGCCTAATCCAATTGTGTAAATAGGTTTATTCATTGCCAATGGATGATACACTGGATTAATGCCTGCATTATAAATACCATCAGTTGCCAACACAATTGCAGCAATATGCTGATGTTCGTGCATAGCAAATGCTTGGTCTATTGCTTGCTCTATATTTGTTTGATTCTCGTTTAAGTTGAGTTGTGAGAAAGCTTGAATGTCATCACCAAATGTGTACACTTTTACATTATGTTTATTTTGCAATTGCTCTACCAATTTCTCAATTCTATCTTGGTAGTTTGATAGATTGTTTTTATTAAAAGTATGCTTTAATGATGCTGAGTTATCTTGCAACACAACAATTGTTGGTATAATTTCTTTGGTAGATTTTGTTTTTATTAATGGAGAAAGTAATAAAAAAGCAATTAGTGATGTTGATAAAAACCTTAGAAAGAATAATATTTTTTTGAGTAAAGGATTTTCTTGTTCGTGAAAGATGAATTTTTTTCGTGCATATAATATTGAAGCGAAAAGCAATCCTATAAGTATACAAAATAAAATAAACCAATATGGATATTCAAAAATTAATGACATCTCTAATTAGTATAAAAGTAGGAATATATTCTTAGAATATATAGTAAATATATACAAAGTGCTAGGTGCTATATTTTTATTCTCTAAAATAGAAAAGAGAAAATATACTTCAATTATTTAAAAACATCTGCTAATGTTTTGCCCATAAAAGCTGGAGAATCTACCACATGAATGCCACATTCTTTCATAATAGCCATTTTTGCAGCTGCAGTATCATTTTTTCCGCCAATAATTGCGCCTGCATGTCCCATTCTTCTACCTTTTGGTGCTGTTTGTCCTGCAATAAAGCCAACAACTGGTTTTTTACAATTTTCTTTTATCCAATATGCAGCATCTACTTCCATAGTTCCGCCAATTTCACCAATCATCACAATAGCTTCTGTTTCTGCATCATTATTAAAAAGTTCTACTGCATCTTTCATGGTAGTTCCAATAATTGGATCGCCACCGATGCCTATTGCTGTAGAAATGCCAAAGCCAGCTTTTACAACTTGATCTGCTGCTTCATAAGTTAGTGTTCCAGATTTTGATACAATACCTACTTTCCCTTTTTTAAATACGAAACCTGGCATAATTCCTACTTTACACTCATCAGATGTAATTATGCCTGGACAGTTTGGCCCAATCATTCTTACATTCTTCTGTTTTACATAGGCTTTAGCTTTTATCATATCCTGCGCAGGTATTCCTTCGGTAATAGTTACTATAAGTTCAATACCTGCATCTGCTGCTTCCATAATTGCATCTGCAGCAAATGCTGGTGGCACAAATATGATAGATACATTTGCATTTGTTTGTTTTACAGCATTTTCTACAGTATTAAAAACTGGTCTGTCTAGGTGTTGTGTGCCTTCTTTTCCTGGAGTTACGCCACCAACTACATTTGTTCCATATTGAATCATTTGTTCAGCATGGAAAGTTCCTTCTTTGCCTGTAAAACCTTGTACTATTACTCTTGAATCTTTGTTTACTAAAATACTCATATCTTATTATTTTTTAATTTTTGTAATCTAATTTCTCTTGCTTCTTTTAAGAAATCTGAGGCAAATATAAAATCAATTAATTCTTTATTATCTGACTCAAACAATGATACTTTGTCGCCTTCCCAATGTTTATTGCCTTTATATAAGAAAATAATTTTTTCGCCATGTGTAACTACAGAATTCATATCATGTGTATTGATTACTGTAGTAATATTATATTCTTCTGTAATTTCTTTAATAAGTTCATCAACAACAATAGATGTTTGTGGATCTAAACCTGAATTTGGTTCATCGCAGAACAAATATTTTGGATTCATAACTATTGCTCTTGCTATACCTGTTCT carries:
- a CDS encoding phosphatidylserine decarboxylase family protein, which translates into the protein MKRTYIHKGGWTILTVMFLILLSINVISIYVFKFDSIVRNIILGFTSFIFLFSVYFFRNPKRRILIDVNKIISPADGKVVVMEEVYEPEYFNDKRLQISIFMSPSNVHVNRVPIAGAVKYAKYHDGKYLVAWHPKSSTENERTSIVIENNSIDVLLRQIAGKVARRIIYYVKEGDKVEQGNDLGFIKFGSRVDLFLPIDTKINVQLGQKVKGGITVIGEI
- a CDS encoding DinB family protein; protein product: MTKSEILNSLHKHLTETNSFLNTTDNSIFFRSIDNKWSIAEQIEHLGLSFFATNLVFSMPKSILGTIIGKNKRSNLSSEAIINQYLAKLSSGSKASFPYQPKLSILKNRTLILNFWNKTQKKMISLIEKTKEEDLDIYLIPHPIIGKITLREFLYFTIYHIEHHLNSMRNIVATTKL
- a CDS encoding Fic family protein → MKSFKAGYYIKQGTYKSFQPEKINRKWSIDNMELLQLLSQADRQLGRLDMYSEYIPNISMFISMHVLKEATQSSKIEGTKTNIEEALLEKEDILIEKRDDWQEVQNYIAALNSAIESLEKIPFSSRLIKETHKILLQGVRGKHKSPGEFRTSQNWIGGASINDAIFIPPVHTSINELMNDLEKFVHNDDSFFPELLKIALIHYQFETIHPFLDGNGRVGRLMITLYLVEKGILKKPILYLSDFFERNRNLYYDNLTRVREKDDILQWYKFFLVGINETALKGIATFDSILKLQKEVDLKIQRLGSRSNNATVLLNYLYQHPLVDAQKAKEITQLSMPSVYKLLDELEKLEIVKEITGSKRGKLYSFSEYIKLFY
- a CDS encoding rRNA pseudouridine synthase, producing MKTYKIRLVKKKISRTSPNKISRSRVEDAKSKIDPFAQKIEQTVKNFKAPSQSKDRTSATEGIRLNKFVSNSGICARRKADEFIQQGFVTVNGNVVMEMGYKVQRNDVVKFKGKKIEPIKFSYILLNKPKSVLTTTDDELNRKTVLDLVQGASKERIYPIGRLDRNTTGILLLTNDGELAQKLSHPSSQVTKVYQVELDKPLSEKDRLAIKAGIELEDGLAQVDEIEYTLPRGDDKHVGIELHIGKNRIVRRIFEQLGYEVMRLDRVLYAGLTKKNVPRGKWRYLSEKEVIFLKYFTGNNKK
- the scpB gene encoding SMC-Scp complex subunit ScpB → MESLQINIEAILFAAESPVRLDELLKHINKDNPEPIDEAQIIDTIQLIQEKYQNEMFPFQIGEVGGGYQFLTKPAYHEIVSAYLNRNTVKRLTQAALEVLAIIAYKQPITKNLIEVIRGVNADYTVQKLMEKELIEISGRSEEPGKPLLYKTTQQFLDYFGVNSIDELPKLKEFEDIQNQIGEKENIENIAQQN
- a CDS encoding YicC family protein, coding for MLYSMTGYCKSSCSINNQNYTLEIKTLNSKQLDIYLKNATVLKDIEIELRKILTQQIIRGKVEIFLNLAKHENNSQLDFNAIKSLYNDVVQFANDNQIQVGDLLPTVIKLSENLKSEFDDISEEDKNTLLQSIENMLSELTAFRAKEGQALEIDILSRINLIRQLLQEIEPFEQNRIQKVREKLTYELQQININVDINRLEQELIFYIEKLDITEEKTRLQTHCNYFTEIVKDNSIEKGKKLGFIAQEIGREINTIGSKANDASMQKIVILMKDELEKIKEQLNNIL
- the hpt gene encoding hypoxanthine phosphoribosyltransferase, whose translation is MIKVHDKSFTILLDNNTIQQRVTEIAQQINVDFKEKNPIFIIVLRGAFMFAADILKKIDIPCEIDFVKLSSYDGLQTSGKLNLDSESKVNLLNTNVIIVEDIVDSGLTMEFFLQYLQTKNVQSTTIVSLLSKPENTKIPIKIDYCGFEIPNLFVVGYGLDYNEHGRNLDAIYQIVE
- a CDS encoding MBL fold metallo-hydrolase, which encodes MHISKNKTSIKIFCFNFFQENTYVIWNNQTKNCWIIDPGCMSDSEEKKLFDFIEEMQLKPIRLINTHCHLDHVYGNKAVADKYQLELGIHQEEEKILQAAGMSAKIFGVPVPAKLEPSYFLKEDEFLNLDDVPFKVLFTPGHSPGSVSFYNEEDKYCIVGDVLFHRSIGRTDLPYGDYDTLIKSIQEQLYTLAEETEIYNGHGLHTSIAQEKRYNPFVRVS